Below is a genomic region from bacterium.
ATCGAAAGCGCAGCAAAGAATCTTAGGAATACTTATAATGCTACGGGTGTAGATATCATTCGAGATAATTGGCTAGTGGGAACAGGTCCGGGCACCAACATGTTCCACATGAAACAGAGGTTGAGTAGCCAATTAGAACAATGGGACATTCAGCCAATTCATAACTTCTGGCTCATTACCTGGTCAGAATTAGGCATAACTGGCTTAATTGTAAGCTTTTTTATGATAAAAGTTATGATTTTATCAATCTGGAGAGCTGTTTCACGTGGAAATACTGAAAAAAAAATTTCAACAGGAATTGCTGGAATGTCACATTAGGGGCAATAGCCTTAGCATTGCTTCCCGCTCTCTGATCGACCACTATTTGTATACAATTTGGCCAACCCAGATTCTTTTAGCGGTAGTCATTGGTTTCATGTGGAAGGAGATTGTTCCACGTGAAAACACCTACAAAACGATAAGCACTTAACAAATCAGAGTCAAAAAAACGCTTAATCAAGCGCTTTTATTTGTGATACTCTCTACCGGCAATTATCGTGTAAGCTCGATATATTTGCTCTAATAGCAAAATTCTCGCTAGATTATGCGGAAAAGTCAATGGACTGAGGGAAAGTGTATAATTAGAAACCTCTTTTAGTGACTCGTGAAGCCCAACACCGCTGCCAATAACAAAGATTAACTCCTGGCCTAAAGATGTGAGTCTATCTAAATTAGCAGCAAAATCTTCGGAATTTCTTAAAGTTCCTTTTTCTTCCAAAAGAATGACAATAGCCCCTGTTTTTAGGTGCTTTTTTATATCCTCAGCCTCGGTTAATTTGATGCGGTCTATATCTGCATTTTTGCGGTAGGGTTGTTCCGGAATTTCTATAATATTAACCTTTGAAAAAGGGGAGAGGCGCTTCTTATACTCCTTCTCCAGCTCAAAATAGGCTTTTTCTTTGAATTTTCCTAAACAGATTATTGTAATTTTTGAATTAGACATAGTTTTCATGTGAAACATGCAAATGACATTGGTTATTGACTTTTGTCATAGAATATGTTATAGTTACAGGTCTTTTTGAGCGTTACAGAAAGACTGGGCCAACTCGGTGAAGGCCGAATGCACCATTATTATAGCGCTAAAAATCTAAAAGAAAATTCCTAGGAGGAACTATTAATGCTTACAAAAATTGGCGGTAATCACGGAAAAGGTTCTGTGGATCTTGTAGCGGTCTGGAAACGGGCCGATGCATCGGATGATAAAGGAGTTAATCTGACGCCATTGTCCAACGGCTGGCTCGACAACCCCTTAGAAAGAGGTTCGTTCCTGCTGCGCATATATGTGCGACCGACAGAAGGAGTGATCTTTTCTGCACCGTTCTTTGTTCACCAAAACAAGGATGGCAAGTCCATCGTGGCCTTAGACGGCACTCTTTTCCCCGAGAGCGGGATAATGCATTACGCAAAAAGCATCCCGGTGCTCAAAGCGAACAAAGGACGAAAGTCATTTTACTATACTCATAAGACCACGAACAACGCTTACGTTGCCGCGATCGAGGGTAATAAATTGGCGCTCATCTTGGTCGGGATAGCATCCCAGAACAACGACTACTTCCTCCATCAGGAGACGAAGTACGAAGCCGAACTGTTCCAGCAGGACGGCGAGCTCGTAATACCGAGGCTCAGCGAATGGACGGAACTCCCTGGATTTATCGCGTCGCTCGTCGACGTAGACAGCTTACCGGATGCGAGCGAGTACATAGCGCCTTCGGCAAATACAGAAATAAAGCTTGGAACAAACCAGGCCGAGGTTCTGTGGTGCAATCCGTTTGCGCAGCAGATCGCGCTTCGCACCCAAAAAGGCAATGCGCTGTTACCGTTCAAATATATCCGCAATTTGGCCGAGAAAGAAAAGGTTGTTAACCCTAAGCCGGGGACGGTCGTAACCTTCCAGCAGCTGGCGGACCCCGACGCAAATTCGCAAACCCAATTCCCGTACATCGCGAAGGGGGTTACACTGTAAACTCTGTAGCATAATGCTATTTAGCCGACACGAAGTATGTGTCGGCTTTTTTTCATCTTTTATTATTCGTGGATTTGGCAAGCAAAAAACACCTACCCACGAGGGATAGGTGTTTTCAATTTTAGAAACAAGTTAGTTTCTTGGTGTCATTGGGCGAGCTTCGCTAACGCTGATATTGCGTCCACCGAAGTCCTGACCATTGAACATGCTGATAGCAGCAGCAGCTTCGTCTTCAGTAGACATTTCTACGAAACCGAAACCTTTGCTACGACAGGACATTTTGTCCATGATGACTGTTGCGGATACAACGTTACCAGCTTTAGAAAAAGCTGCTTCTAACTCTTCATTAGTAGTAGAGTAGGGAAGTCCGCCAACATACAATTTTGATGCCATAGTATTCCTTATGATTAATACACGTAAGACGACCTCTTTTACTTCAGGCCTTAAAACATAAGGAACGAAATACAAGAAACTTACAAACCAATTCTAGCATATCCAAGCCAAAAAGTAAAGCCCGCTTTCGCGGGCCTTCTGAACGGGAAATATGTATTAAAATAGTTTTTCGTACCAGCTGGTTAGGAAAGGATTGCTCTTATTAGCATAATATAGAGCAAGTACGGCTGCTAAAAATACGCCGTTTACCAAAGCCACTCTGATTAAATCATGTCGGACAGTGCGGTATTCTTCTGCATGCGCACCATAAGCTGCAGCAGATTTTTCCAAAGGCGCAGGCTTAGCCGAAACAGTAGACGCCGAAGAAGTAGGAGATGGCTGGGAAGCCGAAAGGGGT
It encodes:
- a CDS encoding 23S rRNA (pseudouridine(1915)-N(3))-methyltransferase RlmH, whose translation is MSNSKITIICLGKFKEKAYFELEKEYKKRLSPFSKVNIIEIPEQPYRKNADIDRIKLTEAEDIKKHLKTGAIVILLEEKGTLRNSEDFAANLDRLTSLGQELIFVIGSGVGLHESLKEVSNYTLSLSPLTFPHNLARILLLEQIYRAYTIIAGREYHK
- a CDS encoding RNA-binding protein produces the protein MASKLYVGGLPYSTTNEELEAAFSKAGNVVSATVIMDKMSCRSKGFGFVEMSTEDEAAAAISMFNGQDFGGRNISVSEARPMTPRN